Proteins encoded in a region of the Isosphaeraceae bacterium EP7 genome:
- the sucD gene encoding succinate--CoA ligase subunit alpha produces the protein MSILVDKNTRLICQGITGKAGAFHSEQCRDYGTNLVGGVTPGRGGNTTLGVPVFDGCDEAVKATGANATMIFVPPPGAADAILEAADAGIKLIVAITEGIPVLDMARAVAYLKAHHPDVRLIGPNCPGVITPGQCKIGIMPGYIHKPGRVGLVSRSGTLTYEGVWQLTSLGIGQSTCVGIGGDPINGSSFSDILEMFQNDPDTDAVLMMGEIGGNAEEQAAGLKASGKFTKPMAAFIAGQTAPPGKRMGHAGAIISGGSGKASDKIDALEAAGILVAKSPADMGITLQAALKAG, from the coding sequence GGGCAAGGCCGGGGCGTTCCACTCGGAACAGTGCCGCGACTACGGCACGAACCTCGTCGGCGGCGTCACCCCCGGCCGCGGCGGCAACACCACCCTGGGCGTCCCCGTCTTCGACGGCTGCGACGAGGCCGTCAAGGCCACCGGCGCCAACGCCACCATGATCTTCGTCCCCCCGCCCGGGGCCGCCGACGCGATCCTCGAAGCCGCCGACGCCGGCATCAAGCTCATCGTCGCCATCACCGAGGGCATCCCCGTCCTCGACATGGCCCGCGCCGTCGCCTACCTCAAGGCCCACCACCCCGACGTCCGCCTGATCGGCCCCAACTGCCCCGGCGTCATCACCCCTGGGCAGTGCAAGATCGGCATCATGCCGGGCTACATCCACAAGCCGGGCCGCGTTGGCCTGGTCAGCCGGTCGGGCACCCTCACGTATGAAGGTGTCTGGCAGCTCACCAGCCTGGGCATCGGCCAGAGCACCTGCGTCGGCATCGGCGGAGACCCCATCAACGGGTCGAGCTTCTCCGACATCCTGGAGATGTTCCAGAACGACCCCGACACCGACGCCGTCCTGATGATGGGCGAGATCGGCGGCAATGCCGAGGAGCAGGCCGCGGGCCTGAAGGCCTCGGGCAAGTTCACCAAGCCGATGGCCGCCTTCATCGCCGGCCAGACCGCCCCCCCCGGCAAGCGCATGGGCCACGCAGGCGCCATCATCTCCGGCGGGTCGGGCAAGGCGTCCGACAAGATCGACGCCCTCGAGGCCGCCGGCATCCTGGTCGCCAAGAGCCCCGCCGACATGGGCATCACCCTCCAGGCCGCCCTCAAGGCGGGCTGA
- a CDS encoding NUDIX hydrolase, translating into MSTPDAENPWTTRSSRPIYDNAWIAVREDQVTRPDGQPGIYGVVHFKHTAIGVLPVDDQGRVWLVGQHRYPLGNYSWEIPEGGADDGETPEQAARRELLEETGLVAAHLEPIATSHLSNSVSDEVAYLFRATGLTLGESSPEGTERLEVRQVEWDEAWAMVKEGRITDSMSLIALLSEAVRRGTPPLTG; encoded by the coding sequence ATGTCCACGCCCGACGCCGAGAACCCCTGGACCACCCGGTCCAGCCGCCCCATCTACGACAACGCCTGGATCGCCGTCCGCGAAGACCAGGTCACCCGGCCCGACGGCCAGCCCGGCATCTACGGCGTCGTCCACTTCAAGCACACGGCCATTGGCGTACTGCCCGTCGACGACCAGGGGCGAGTCTGGCTCGTCGGCCAGCATCGCTACCCGCTGGGCAACTATTCCTGGGAAATCCCCGAAGGGGGCGCCGACGACGGCGAGACCCCCGAGCAGGCCGCCCGCCGCGAACTCCTGGAAGAGACCGGCCTCGTCGCCGCCCACCTGGAGCCGATCGCCACCTCGCACCTCTCCAACTCCGTCAGCGACGAGGTCGCCTACCTCTTCCGCGCCACCGGCCTGACCCTCGGCGAAAGCTCCCCCGAGGGGACCGAGCGCCTGGAAGTCCGCCAAGTCGAGTGGGACGAGGCCTGGGCAATGGTCAAGGAGGGCCGGATCACCGACTCCATGTCCCTCATCGCCCTGCTGTCCGAGGCCGTCCGCCGCGGAACTCCGCCGTTGACCGGCTAG
- a CDS encoding N-acetylmuramoyl-L-alanine amidase, whose amino-acid sequence MALFQMAASALRAVPTWMSAPAGLAAACLIISGPGCSHKRASMRPVYMGAPAAVAAPCNVPGGCGDSPVGVSSGVTTVVPGDAGESSTVVEPSIGGLEPANAVPESPPAASRGGSTGEPSLDAKVAPSSGTSDNDVIPKIDEPRPELVPPSAARSSKRRTTAAKQRKLTPAEVVRPLVNDPGDLFAPPKADRPWKYVVLHHSAHSEGGLDQIDREHRKALGFDGCGYHFVIGNGTDSPDGQIEVARRWANQKGGVHTRNARDQRMNEDGIGICLVGDLDDKPPTPKQIAAAKALVAYLTDHYKIPADHVGTHADLSDSPAACPGKHFPSQSILGVRGIASR is encoded by the coding sequence ATGGCCCTCTTCCAGATGGCCGCGTCCGCCCTGCGCGCCGTACCGACCTGGATGTCCGCCCCCGCCGGCCTGGCGGCCGCCTGCCTGATCATCTCCGGCCCGGGATGCAGCCACAAACGCGCCTCGATGCGTCCGGTGTATATGGGTGCCCCCGCCGCGGTGGCCGCCCCGTGCAACGTCCCCGGCGGCTGCGGCGACTCGCCTGTCGGCGTCTCTTCGGGCGTCACGACCGTCGTGCCGGGCGACGCCGGGGAGTCCTCCACGGTCGTCGAGCCGTCGATCGGCGGGCTTGAGCCGGCCAACGCGGTGCCCGAATCGCCGCCGGCCGCGTCTCGCGGGGGCTCCACGGGCGAGCCGTCACTTGACGCCAAGGTGGCCCCCAGCAGCGGCACCAGCGACAACGACGTGATCCCCAAGATTGACGAGCCTCGCCCCGAACTGGTCCCCCCCAGCGCCGCCCGCTCGTCGAAGCGGCGTACGACCGCCGCCAAGCAGCGCAAGCTGACCCCGGCCGAGGTGGTCCGCCCGCTGGTCAACGACCCGGGCGACCTGTTCGCCCCGCCCAAGGCCGACCGGCCCTGGAAGTATGTCGTGCTGCACCACAGCGCCCACAGCGAAGGCGGTCTCGACCAGATCGACCGCGAACACCGCAAGGCCCTGGGCTTCGACGGCTGCGGCTACCACTTCGTCATCGGCAACGGCACCGACAGCCCCGACGGCCAGATCGAGGTCGCCCGCCGCTGGGCGAACCAGAAGGGGGGCGTGCACACCCGCAACGCCCGTGACCAGCGCATGAACGAAGACGGCATCGGCATCTGCCTGGTGGGCGACCTGGACGACAAGCCCCCCACCCCCAAGCAGATCGCCGCCGCCAAGGCGCTCGTCGCCTACCTGACCGACCATTACAAGATTCCCGCCGACCACGTCGGCACCCACGCCGACCTGTCCGACAGCCCGGCCGCTTGCCCCGGCAAGCACTTCCCCTCGCAATCCATCCTCGGCGTCCGCGGCATCGCCTCCCGCTGA
- the leuS gene encoding leucine--tRNA ligase yields MPSYHPQRIEPKWQAYWDANKTFAARDLVADQPKLYVLDMFPYPSGAGLHVGHPEGYTATDIVCRYKRMRGFNVLHPMGWDAFGLPAEQYAIKTGAHPRETTQANIDNFRRQIKSLGFSYDWDREVDTTDPAYYKWTQWIFLKLYDTWYDPDCAWTDPGGKPRKGKGRPIADLPIPDGTPDAAAYQDAKRLAYRAEIPVNWCPALGTVLANEEVQDGKSEVGGHPVVKMPLKQWMLRITAYADRLVDDLEGLDWSKAIRDMQRNWVGRSEGAELDFALATVTPGGYDNWKILRQGDGFPEPAGPDVVRVFTTRPDTLFGATYLVLAPEHPLVDRVVGVEQRPAVDEYREASARKSDIDRTDLSKTKTGVFTGAYAVNPASGEPVPIWIADYVLLGYGTGAIMAVPAHDQRDFEFAQAFNLPIRAVVLPDDAWIDTHAPEGLDGDSTVDAWRAHYIRNPGLFPVAFGGEGRALNSRNPEIDLDGRATAEAKASMANWLTEQKLGRKTVNTKLRDWLFSRQRYWGEPFPILLDKPDGLKAYAVPVDELPVVLPEMADFRPSGRPEPPLGKATEWVNYSEAYRRETNTMPQWAGSCWYYLRYLDPKNDQAPFDPEKERYWMPVDLYVGGAEHAVLHLLYSRFWHKVLFDHGLVSTMEPFQKLVNQGMILGETEYTGYRDQSGAWVSSATVRLVDEIQVDAKGRPVETVKLTEDRVVKKGEGFVLVDDPSIRIDARAHKMSKSRGNVISPDHVVKEYGADSLRLFEMFMGPLEAVKPWSMKGVEGVYRFLARAWRMVVDSDADEIRLDFRVVDAELTHEQAKLVARTVAAVTDDLERHSFNTAISRLMEFVNAFTGQETRPKAAMEAFTLLLAPYAPHLAEELWELLGHGPTLAYQPWPTYDPGLLVDEEIEIPLQVNGKLRARLTVPSAITPEDLEATARSHERLAEWLQGKTIRKVIVVPGKLVNFVVG; encoded by the coding sequence ATGCCGAGCTACCACCCGCAGCGGATCGAGCCCAAGTGGCAAGCCTACTGGGACGCCAACAAGACGTTCGCCGCGCGCGACCTCGTGGCCGATCAGCCCAAGCTGTACGTGCTCGACATGTTCCCCTACCCCAGCGGCGCCGGCCTGCACGTCGGCCACCCCGAGGGGTACACCGCAACCGACATCGTCTGCCGCTATAAGCGGATGCGCGGATTCAACGTGCTGCACCCGATGGGCTGGGACGCCTTCGGCCTACCCGCCGAGCAGTACGCCATCAAGACCGGCGCCCACCCGCGCGAGACCACCCAGGCGAACATCGACAACTTCCGCCGCCAGATCAAGTCGCTCGGCTTCTCGTACGACTGGGACCGCGAGGTCGACACCACCGACCCCGCTTACTACAAGTGGACCCAGTGGATCTTCCTGAAGCTCTACGACACCTGGTATGACCCCGACTGCGCCTGGACCGACCCCGGCGGCAAGCCCCGCAAGGGCAAGGGTCGCCCCATCGCCGACTTGCCCATTCCCGACGGCACGCCCGACGCGGCCGCCTATCAAGACGCGAAGCGGCTGGCCTACCGCGCCGAGATCCCCGTCAATTGGTGCCCCGCGCTGGGCACCGTGCTCGCCAATGAAGAGGTGCAGGACGGCAAGTCCGAGGTCGGCGGCCACCCCGTCGTCAAGATGCCGTTGAAGCAGTGGATGCTGCGAATCACCGCCTACGCCGACCGGCTCGTCGACGACCTGGAAGGGCTCGACTGGTCCAAGGCCATCCGCGACATGCAGCGCAACTGGGTCGGACGCAGCGAAGGGGCCGAGCTCGACTTCGCCCTGGCCACCGTCACGCCGGGCGGCTACGACAACTGGAAGATCCTCCGCCAGGGAGACGGCTTCCCCGAGCCCGCCGGCCCCGACGTCGTCCGCGTCTTCACCACCCGGCCAGACACCCTCTTCGGCGCCACCTACCTGGTCCTCGCCCCCGAGCACCCCCTCGTCGACCGCGTCGTCGGCGTCGAGCAGCGGCCGGCCGTCGACGAGTATCGCGAGGCCTCCGCCCGCAAGAGCGACATCGACCGCACCGACCTGTCGAAGACCAAGACCGGCGTCTTCACCGGCGCCTACGCCGTGAATCCGGCCAGCGGCGAGCCGGTTCCCATCTGGATCGCCGATTACGTCCTGCTCGGCTACGGCACCGGCGCCATCATGGCCGTGCCGGCGCACGACCAGCGCGACTTCGAGTTCGCCCAGGCCTTCAACCTCCCCATCAGGGCCGTCGTCCTGCCCGATGATGCCTGGATCGACACCCATGCGCCTGAGGGGCTCGACGGCGACTCGACCGTCGACGCCTGGCGCGCCCACTACATCAGGAATCCGGGGCTCTTCCCCGTGGCCTTCGGCGGCGAGGGCCGCGCCCTCAACTCGCGCAACCCCGAGATCGACCTCGACGGCCGTGCCACCGCCGAGGCCAAGGCCAGCATGGCCAACTGGCTGACCGAGCAGAAGCTGGGCCGCAAGACCGTCAACACCAAGCTCCGCGACTGGCTCTTCAGCCGTCAGCGCTACTGGGGAGAGCCCTTCCCCATCCTGCTGGACAAGCCAGACGGCCTGAAGGCCTACGCCGTCCCGGTCGACGAGCTGCCCGTCGTGCTCCCCGAGATGGCCGACTTCCGCCCTTCGGGGCGGCCCGAGCCGCCGCTGGGCAAGGCGACCGAGTGGGTCAACTACTCCGAGGCCTATCGCCGCGAGACCAACACCATGCCGCAGTGGGCCGGCTCGTGCTGGTACTACCTGCGCTACCTCGACCCCAAGAACGACCAGGCCCCCTTCGACCCCGAGAAGGAACGCTACTGGATGCCGGTCGACCTGTATGTCGGCGGCGCCGAGCATGCGGTCCTCCACCTGCTCTACTCGCGGTTCTGGCACAAGGTCCTCTTCGACCACGGTCTGGTCAGCACCATGGAGCCGTTCCAGAAGCTGGTCAACCAGGGGATGATCCTCGGGGAGACCGAGTACACCGGCTATCGCGACCAATCCGGCGCCTGGGTGAGCTCGGCAACCGTCCGACTCGTCGACGAGATCCAGGTCGACGCCAAGGGCCGGCCGGTCGAGACGGTCAAGCTCACCGAGGACAGGGTCGTCAAGAAGGGCGAGGGCTTCGTCCTGGTCGACGACCCCTCGATCCGCATCGATGCCCGCGCCCACAAGATGTCGAAGAGCCGGGGCAACGTCATCAGCCCCGACCACGTCGTCAAGGAATACGGCGCGGACAGTCTCAGGCTCTTCGAAATGTTCATGGGACCGCTCGAAGCCGTCAAGCCCTGGAGCATGAAGGGGGTCGAGGGCGTCTACCGCTTCCTCGCACGCGCCTGGCGGATGGTCGTGGATTCCGACGCCGACGAGATCCGCCTCGACTTCCGGGTCGTTGACGCCGAGCTGACGCATGAGCAGGCCAAGCTCGTGGCGCGTACCGTCGCCGCGGTGACGGACGACCTGGAGCGCCACAGCTTCAACACCGCGATCAGCCGCCTGATGGAGTTCGTCAACGCGTTCACCGGCCAGGAAACCCGCCCGAAGGCGGCCATGGAGGCCTTCACTTTGCTGCTTGCCCCCTACGCCCCGCACCTGGCCGAAGAACTCTGGGAGCTGCTGGGCCACGGACCGACCCTCGCCTACCAGCCCTGGCCCACGTATGACCCGGGCCTGCTGGTGGACGAGGAAATCGAGATCCCGCTCCAGGTCAACGGCAAGCTCCGCGCCCGCCTGACCGTCCCCTCGGCCATCACGCCCGAGGACCTGGAGGCCACCGCGCGGTCGCACGAGCGGCTGGCCGAGTGGCTCCAGGGCAAGACCATCAGGAAGGTCATCGTCGTCCCCGGCAAGCTCGTCAACTTCGTCGTCGGCTGA
- a CDS encoding YitT family protein → MTKHPILREFKNSAFIIAGILSAAFGLHGFLLPEGPAHVAAHGAPVETTNPLDTHSRPKLDAEGNSLVKVDDHEIHFIDGGVTGISMLVAKLFGIPLSVLLLVINLPFIAVGYKQIGWAFALRSALAIGGLSICLATIHFPDVTPDNLLTAVFGGFFIGAGIGLAIRGGAVLDGTDIAALLISKKSFVLRVGDVILGLNIVIFLTAAFVLGVESALYSILTYVSASKTLDFILHGIEEYTAITIISEKSEPIRKAIIEVLGRGVTIYKGRRGMSGDDQDILYCVVTRLEIGKVKMIIQDIDKAAFTMVYPLTDVTGGVLKKSGLH, encoded by the coding sequence ATGACGAAGCACCCCATCCTCCGCGAGTTCAAGAACTCGGCCTTCATCATCGCCGGCATCCTCTCGGCGGCCTTCGGCCTCCACGGTTTTCTGCTCCCCGAAGGCCCGGCGCACGTCGCCGCCCATGGGGCCCCGGTCGAAACCACGAACCCACTCGACACTCACTCCAGGCCGAAGCTCGACGCCGAAGGCAATTCGCTGGTCAAGGTGGATGATCATGAGATCCACTTCATCGACGGCGGCGTCACCGGCATCTCGATGCTCGTCGCCAAGCTCTTCGGCATCCCCCTATCGGTGCTCCTGCTCGTCATCAACCTGCCGTTCATCGCGGTGGGATACAAGCAGATCGGCTGGGCCTTCGCCCTGCGCAGCGCCCTGGCCATCGGCGGGCTGTCGATCTGCCTGGCCACGATCCACTTCCCCGACGTCACGCCGGACAACCTGCTGACGGCCGTCTTCGGCGGCTTCTTCATCGGCGCCGGCATCGGCCTGGCCATCCGGGGCGGGGCCGTGCTCGACGGCACCGACATCGCGGCGCTGCTCATCAGCAAGAAGAGCTTCGTCCTGAGGGTCGGCGACGTCATCCTCGGCCTGAACATCGTCATCTTCCTGACGGCCGCCTTCGTCCTGGGCGTCGAGAGCGCCCTCTACTCGATCCTCACCTACGTCTCCGCCTCCAAGACCCTCGACTTCATCCTCCACGGCATCGAGGAATACACCGCCATCACGATCATCTCGGAGAAGAGCGAGCCGATCCGCAAGGCGATCATCGAGGTCCTGGGCCGAGGGGTCACCATCTACAAGGGGCGACGCGGGATGTCCGGGGATGACCAGGACATCCTCTATTGCGTCGTCACCCGCCTGGAAATCGGCAAGGTCAAGATGATCATCCAGGACATCGACAAGGCCGCCTTCACCATGGTCTACCCGCTCACCGACGTCACGGGCGGCGTGCTCAAGAAGTCGGGCCTGCACTGA
- a CDS encoding VOC family protein: MIQGLRSAIYPAKDLAAAKAWYGAVLGVEPYFDQPFYVGYTVGGFELGLVPDGTPGSHGVQAYWGVPDAEAELKRLVELGARVFEEVRDVGGGIKVASVEDPFGNTFSIVENPHFDAASVR, translated from the coding sequence ATGATCCAGGGCTTGCGATCGGCGATCTATCCGGCGAAAGACCTTGCGGCGGCCAAGGCCTGGTATGGGGCGGTGCTGGGCGTCGAGCCGTACTTCGACCAGCCCTTCTATGTGGGATACACGGTGGGCGGGTTCGAGCTGGGCCTGGTCCCGGATGGCACCCCCGGCTCTCACGGCGTGCAGGCCTACTGGGGCGTGCCCGACGCCGAGGCTGAGCTGAAGCGGCTGGTCGAGCTGGGGGCCCGGGTCTTCGAAGAGGTGCGCGACGTGGGGGGAGGAATCAAGGTGGCGTCGGTGGAAGACCCATTCGGCAACACGTTCTCGATCGTCGAGAACCCCCACTTCGACGCCGCCTCGGTGCGGTAG
- a CDS encoding Hsp70 family protein translates to MARPRYVIGIDLGTTNCAVAYVDTKGKERPTADIRPFDVPQLVAAGETAPRSMLPSFLYLPGTHDLPQGAAVLPWRDDADRIVGEFARIQGARVPSHLVSSAKSWLCHPGVDREADILPWGAPAEARKVSPVEASADLLRHIRDAWDATFAKGDDTRKFVSQEIVLTVPASFDEAARELTLEAAKRAGILKPVLLEEPQAAFYCWIVSHQDGWQREVKAGERILVCDIGGGTSDFSLITVVETPDGPAFRRVAVGDHLLLGGDNIDLALAHAVEAKLKGARLDTEQWSALRLACRTAKEKLLADGGPERWPVTIAGRGSKLIGGAIQSDLTRDEVRKVALDGFFPATNAADEPGRGARAGLQEFGLPFVNDPAIPRHLSAFLRRHAADGAPEGQPHTGRPDAILFNGGALTPPVVRERIVQVITAWFAGSEPESATPYKPRVLTNASLDLAVANGAAYYGIVRRGGGIRIGGGTARSFYVGFQGQPGSPPWLCTVPRDAQEGDEFAIEGRDFELLMGRPVAFPLASSSVRPQDKPGDLVPADPNSILDLPPLVGLMKVGRKAKAEQIPVSLAARVTEVGTIELWCQSRTDDRRWRLQVQLRGPSNRAEPGADVPIEESERVVLEQSYVDAGVEAIRVAFADPSPPEDRGPSRLVKILEEVVDLPRDQWPPSALRSFWEPLRDAADRRAKSSRHESRWLNLAGYCLRPGVGYPLDELRIKAAWSLWHQSVKHPKDPQCWAEFWILWRRVAAGLTKAHHEEIHRRIAPFLIPPKAAGGLAGVAKKANRPKPEPHEVAEIWRTAAALERIPAAAKTQLGDALAADLTRPGPLAHIPWCLGRLGARVPLFGPANTVVPPDVAARWLAPLLARENPAGRETGDLTFALTQLARLSGDRARDLDPDLRHQVAARLAELGASEESIRPILELQTRKAADQAQALGDTLPTGLRLIVADVAAMA, encoded by the coding sequence ATGGCACGCCCGCGCTACGTCATCGGCATCGACCTGGGGACCACCAACTGCGCCGTCGCCTACGTCGACACCAAGGGGAAAGAGCGGCCGACCGCCGACATCCGCCCGTTCGACGTCCCCCAGCTCGTCGCCGCCGGCGAGACCGCCCCCCGCTCGATGCTCCCCTCGTTCCTCTACTTGCCCGGCACGCATGACCTCCCCCAGGGCGCCGCGGTCCTCCCCTGGCGCGACGACGCCGACCGGATCGTCGGCGAATTCGCCCGGATCCAGGGGGCACGCGTCCCCTCGCACCTCGTCTCCAGCGCCAAGAGCTGGCTCTGCCACCCGGGCGTCGACCGCGAGGCCGACATCCTCCCCTGGGGAGCCCCCGCCGAGGCCCGCAAAGTCTCGCCCGTCGAGGCCTCCGCCGACCTCCTGCGCCACATCCGCGACGCCTGGGACGCCACCTTCGCCAAGGGTGACGACACCCGCAAGTTCGTGTCCCAGGAGATCGTCCTGACCGTCCCCGCCTCCTTCGACGAGGCCGCCCGCGAGCTGACGCTCGAAGCCGCAAAACGCGCGGGAATTCTAAAGCCGGTCCTGCTGGAAGAGCCGCAGGCCGCCTTCTACTGCTGGATCGTCAGCCACCAGGACGGATGGCAGCGCGAGGTGAAGGCCGGCGAGCGCATCCTCGTCTGCGACATCGGCGGCGGCACGTCCGACTTCAGCCTCATCACCGTCGTCGAGACCCCCGATGGCCCCGCCTTCCGCCGCGTCGCCGTCGGCGATCACCTGCTGCTGGGCGGGGATAATATCGACCTCGCCCTGGCCCACGCCGTCGAAGCCAAGCTCAAAGGGGCCCGACTGGACACCGAGCAGTGGTCGGCCCTGCGGCTCGCCTGCCGGACCGCCAAGGAGAAGCTGCTTGCCGACGGCGGGCCCGAGCGCTGGCCGGTCACCATCGCTGGCCGGGGCTCGAAGCTGATCGGCGGCGCGATCCAGTCGGACTTGACCCGCGACGAAGTCCGCAAGGTGGCCCTCGACGGCTTCTTCCCCGCCACCAACGCCGCCGACGAGCCCGGCCGAGGCGCCCGCGCGGGCCTCCAGGAATTCGGCCTCCCATTCGTCAACGACCCGGCCATCCCCCGCCACCTCTCCGCCTTCCTCCGCCGCCACGCCGCCGACGGCGCCCCCGAAGGCCAGCCCCACACGGGCAGGCCCGACGCCATCCTCTTCAACGGCGGGGCCCTCACGCCCCCCGTCGTCCGAGAACGCATCGTCCAGGTCATCACCGCCTGGTTCGCAGGTTCCGAGCCCGAGTCCGCAACCCCTTACAAACCGCGAGTCCTCACCAACGCCTCGCTCGACCTCGCCGTGGCCAACGGGGCGGCCTACTACGGGATCGTCCGGCGCGGCGGCGGCATCCGCATCGGCGGCGGCACCGCACGCTCGTTCTACGTCGGCTTCCAGGGCCAGCCAGGCTCCCCCCCCTGGCTCTGCACCGTCCCGCGCGACGCCCAGGAAGGCGACGAGTTCGCCATCGAGGGTCGCGACTTCGAACTCCTGATGGGCAGGCCCGTCGCCTTCCCGCTCGCCTCCAGCTCGGTGAGGCCCCAGGACAAGCCCGGCGACCTCGTGCCGGCTGATCCCAATTCCATCCTCGACCTCCCCCCGCTCGTCGGCCTGATGAAGGTCGGCCGCAAGGCGAAGGCCGAGCAGATTCCCGTGAGCCTCGCCGCCCGCGTCACCGAGGTCGGCACCATCGAGCTCTGGTGCCAGTCCCGCACCGACGACCGCCGCTGGCGCCTCCAGGTCCAGCTCCGAGGCCCATCCAATCGGGCTGAACCTGGTGCCGACGTACCCATCGAAGAATCCGAGCGCGTTGTCCTGGAGCAGTCGTATGTCGACGCCGGGGTCGAGGCCATCCGAGTCGCCTTCGCCGATCCTTCGCCCCCCGAGGATCGAGGGCCGTCGCGCCTGGTGAAAATCCTCGAAGAAGTCGTCGACCTCCCGCGCGACCAGTGGCCCCCCTCGGCCCTGCGCTCCTTCTGGGAACCCCTGCGCGACGCCGCCGACCGCCGCGCCAAATCCTCGCGCCACGAGTCCCGCTGGCTCAACCTGGCCGGCTACTGCCTCCGCCCCGGCGTCGGCTACCCGCTCGACGAGCTGCGCATCAAGGCCGCCTGGTCCCTCTGGCACCAGAGCGTCAAGCACCCCAAGGACCCGCAGTGCTGGGCCGAGTTCTGGATCCTCTGGCGCCGCGTCGCCGCCGGCCTGACCAAGGCCCACCACGAGGAAATCCACCGCCGCATCGCCCCGTTCCTCATCCCCCCCAAGGCGGCCGGCGGCCTCGCCGGAGTCGCGAAAAAGGCCAACCGCCCCAAGCCCGAGCCCCACGAAGTCGCCGAAATCTGGCGAACCGCCGCCGCCCTCGAGCGCATCCCCGCCGCCGCCAAAACCCAGCTCGGCGACGCCCTCGCCGCCGACCTTACCCGCCCCGGCCCCCTCGCGCACATCCCCTGGTGCCTCGGCCGCCTGGGAGCCCGCGTCCCCCTCTTCGGCCCCGCCAACACCGTCGTCCCCCCCGACGTCGCAGCCCGCTGGCTGGCCCCCCTGCTCGCCCGAGAAAACCCCGCCGGCCGAGAAACCGGCGACCTCACCTTCGCCCTCACCCAGCTCGCCCGCCTCTCCGGAGACCGGGCGAGAGACCTCGACCCCGACCTCCGTCACCAAGTCGCCGCCCGCCTCGCCGAGCTAGGAGCCTCCGAAGAGTCCATCCGCCCCATCCTCGAACTCCAGACCCGAAAAGCCGCCGATCAGGCCCAGGCTTTGGGGGATACGCTGCCAACGGGGTTGCGGCTCATCGTCGCGGATGTCGCAGCGATGGCGTGA